The following proteins are co-located in the Kiritimatiellaceae bacterium genome:
- the ftsW gene encoding putative lipid II flippase FtsW, whose amino-acid sequence MQRTITVLIAAVLLLVTIGVVMLYSASMVRGDADFHDTAYFVKRQGIWMLLSMVAVVGCTQLKLHWFRTAALPLAAACLLMLVLVRIPHIGLEVNGSWRWLQLGPLRIQPSEFSKIGIILASAWWISRRRRYMHTFKRGIVVPIAGLGIFAMLLMIEPDFGTTALVGLVTLGLLYIGGARPLYLNGFAGAGAGALAVLLAHNANRMQRIMAFLDPEKYAQEEAWQLINGLNAFASGGAYGTGLGNSIQKYHYLPEAHTDFILPIIGEEFGLVSTLIVLVLFVIIFICGLRIAARASDDFGRFTALGITLMITFQAIINLAVVTGCMPTKGLALPFISYGGSSLLVSAVMIGILINVAHTARDPKVKTRTALFKDRRRTA is encoded by the coding sequence ATGCAACGAACCATCACTGTACTGATTGCCGCGGTGCTTCTTCTTGTCACCATCGGCGTGGTCATGCTGTACAGTGCCAGCATGGTACGCGGTGATGCCGACTTTCACGACACGGCTTATTTCGTCAAACGGCAGGGAATCTGGATGTTGCTGTCTATGGTGGCGGTAGTCGGCTGCACCCAGTTGAAGCTGCACTGGTTTCGTACGGCCGCGCTGCCGCTGGCCGCCGCCTGTTTGTTAATGCTGGTGCTGGTGCGGATTCCGCATATTGGACTCGAGGTGAACGGCAGCTGGCGCTGGCTCCAGCTCGGGCCTTTACGGATTCAGCCTTCCGAATTTTCAAAAATCGGTATCATCCTTGCCTCGGCTTGGTGGATTTCCCGCCGTCGCCGTTATATGCACACGTTTAAACGCGGCATTGTCGTGCCGATAGCAGGTCTCGGCATTTTTGCCATGCTGCTGATGATCGAGCCGGATTTTGGTACGACGGCACTTGTGGGGCTTGTGACGCTCGGTCTGCTTTATATCGGCGGAGCGCGTCCGCTCTATCTAAACGGATTTGCCGGCGCCGGCGCCGGCGCGCTGGCGGTTCTGCTGGCGCATAATGCCAACCGCATGCAGCGCATTATGGCTTTTCTTGATCCGGAAAAATATGCGCAGGAAGAGGCGTGGCAGCTCATCAACGGACTCAATGCGTTTGCTTCGGGCGGCGCATACGGCACCGGACTTGGCAATAGCATTCAGAAATATCATTACCTGCCTGAGGCTCACACCGACTTTATTCTTCCGATCATCGGCGAAGAGTTCGGTCTGGTTTCCACGCTGATCGTTCTGGTTCTTTTCGTTATCATTTTTATCTGCGGCCTGCGAATTGCCGCCCGCGCCTCGGACGACTTCGGACGTTTCACTGCACTGGGTATCACGCTGATGATTACGTTTCAGGCGATCATCAATCTGGCCGTAGTGACTGGCTGCATGCCAACCAAAGGACTGGCTCTTCCCTTTATCAGTTACGGCGGATCGAGTCTGCTTGTCTCGGCGGTGATGATCGGCATCCTGATTAACGTGGCACACACAGCCCGCGATCCGAAGGTGAAAACCCGCACGGCACTTTTCAAAGACCGCCGCCGCACGGCCTAG
- a CDS encoding LysM peptidoglycan-binding domain-containing protein, protein MKSKVVGFQVLVMHIAVLAGFSLMQGCAMFKSSSAPKDQPVVLPAAPEVTDAGLLPVVAAPASAEKVHSVLKGETLSSIASSYGVSWKKLAECNNIANPNQLKVGQELRIPGTSGSSISGAPAKHTAPVSSRPIPGAIKQGSSYTVQKGDTLASIAKRCGLTVSELKTANDLKNDNLSVGKKLTVPKKGAAVKAPAKAIPAKAANPAVEKKSAAAPLPAPAPLADAAPATASTGTVSSASPSAPAVAAPVAKAASAPVYEHVLYPGETLDDVARQYGSSQQEIMKLNNITDPSSIKPGTKLLVPIPE, encoded by the coding sequence ATGAAGTCGAAGGTTGTTGGGTTTCAAGTTCTGGTCATGCACATAGCAGTACTGGCCGGGTTTTCTCTGATGCAGGGTTGCGCAATGTTTAAATCCAGCAGTGCGCCAAAGGATCAACCGGTAGTTCTTCCGGCCGCTCCCGAAGTGACTGATGCTGGACTTCTTCCAGTTGTTGCCGCTCCCGCCTCCGCCGAAAAGGTTCATAGCGTACTGAAAGGCGAAACGCTTTCGTCCATCGCTTCCTCGTACGGCGTATCCTGGAAAAAACTGGCTGAGTGTAACAATATCGCCAATCCCAATCAGTTGAAGGTCGGACAGGAACTTCGCATTCCCGGAACGTCGGGTTCTTCTATTTCCGGTGCACCGGCCAAACATACGGCTCCAGTCTCCAGTCGTCCGATTCCCGGCGCAATCAAGCAAGGTTCTTCTTACACGGTTCAGAAGGGCGATACACTTGCGAGCATCGCCAAGCGTTGCGGCCTGACCGTCAGTGAACTTAAGACAGCAAACGATCTTAAAAACGACAATCTCTCCGTCGGCAAGAAGCTGACTGTTCCAAAGAAAGGTGCCGCCGTTAAGGCTCCTGCCAAAGCAATTCCTGCTAAAGCAGCGAACCCTGCAGTCGAGAAGAAGTCTGCCGCCGCTCCGCTTCCGGCCCCGGCTCCGCTCGCGGATGCCGCTCCGGCCACCGCTTCGACCGGTACAGTTTCGTCTGCCTCTCCGAGTGCTCCTGCCGTAGCAGCTCCGGTAGCTAAAGCGGCCAGCGCTCCGGTTTACGAACACGTTCTTTATCCGGGCGAAACGCTGGACGATGTCGCTCGTCAGTACGGCAGCTCTCAGCAGGAAATCATGAAGCTGAATAACATCACCGATCCTTCCTCGATCAAACCAGGCACCAAACTGCTGGTTCCGATTCCGGAATGA
- a CDS encoding metallophosphoesterase, whose product MADVDYQQLEKRLGRQLLAQRLKIQTHHVARLFGNGKVWFHIEHIRTLHRIIRNTLKAVGLYWRGHRNALAVRVNFQELPCPDLPEEFDGYRLLHISDTHIDGNPELIDILIRLVKPLEYDTCIITGDFREGTFEDYEMPTRRMVELRRHIKTGVFAILGNHDAIEMVPMLEDGGIRVLLNEHAALERGGATIWLAGVDDPHYYETDNLDKALEGVPENGFKILLAHSPEIARKAAFAGINLYLCGHTHAGQICLPGGLPLLTNSKCPHKLHSGLWRFEEMTGYTSRGAGTSSVAVRFNCPPEITVHTLRRKSP is encoded by the coding sequence ATGGCTGATGTGGATTATCAACAACTTGAGAAACGGCTGGGCCGGCAGTTGCTGGCACAGCGGCTGAAAATCCAGACCCATCATGTGGCGCGGCTGTTTGGCAACGGCAAGGTCTGGTTTCATATTGAACATATCCGCACGCTTCACCGCATCATCCGCAACACATTGAAAGCCGTGGGACTTTACTGGCGCGGTCACCGCAACGCGCTGGCGGTGCGGGTCAATTTTCAGGAACTGCCCTGCCCGGATCTGCCGGAAGAGTTTGACGGCTATCGCCTGCTGCATATCAGCGATACACACATCGACGGGAATCCCGAACTGATTGATATTCTGATCCGGCTGGTGAAACCGCTGGAATACGACACATGCATCATCACCGGCGATTTCCGGGAAGGCACGTTCGAGGATTACGAAATGCCGACACGCCGGATGGTTGAACTGCGCCGCCACATCAAAACCGGCGTGTTCGCGATCCTCGGAAACCACGATGCAATTGAAATGGTTCCGATGCTGGAAGATGGCGGCATCCGGGTACTGCTCAATGAACATGCGGCGCTGGAGCGCGGCGGCGCAACGATCTGGCTGGCCGGCGTAGATGATCCGCATTACTACGAGACCGACAATCTCGACAAGGCGCTCGAAGGCGTTCCGGAAAACGGTTTTAAAATCCTGCTGGCCCACTCGCCGGAAATCGCCCGCAAAGCGGCCTTCGCCGGCATCAACCTTTATCTGTGCGGACATACCCACGCCGGACAGATCTGTCTGCCGGGCGGGCTTCCGCTGCTCACGAACAGCAAGTGTCCGCACAAACTTCACTCCGGTCTATGGAGGTTCGAGGAAATGACCGGCTATACCTCGCGCGGCGCCGGAACTTCGTCGGTGGCCGTACGCTTCAACTGCCCGCCGGAAATCACCGTCCACACACTGCGCCGGAAATCACCCTAG